GATCAGCACGCAGTGGACGTAGCGGCTGGCGAAATTGCAGCGGTCGTACCAGATCTTGCCGCGCCGGATGCTGGAGACCACGAAGAAGCGCGGTGTGACGCGCTTGTAGATGATGCCGGCCGGCGGGTTCTTCCTGGCCAGGAACGCCCGCGGTGAGCCGCCGTCGTTCGGGACGGCCTGCACCGTGAGGTCCGCACGGCCGTCGCCTGTCCGGTACTGCACGCCATATCCGTCGGGCCGGCCCGCTTCTTCGGTGAAGATGGACGCGGGAATGTCGACACTGGTTCCGCTCTCGGGAATGCGATAGCTGCTCCAGCTCTCCGCGCCGGCGGCAGCCGGCAACGCGCAGAGCATGATCAGGATTGCGGCGGTCTTCTTCATCATGTTGCTGCTCTTGTGCCGGTTGGTTGGACGGTAGCCGCCCGGCCGCAACAACGTGGGGAATAGCCGGACGTTCCGATCCGGAAAAAGTACCCCGGCCCGATGGCGCTCGAAGAAACGTATCGAAGCGACGATACGCTAGATCCTTCGGCTCGGCGACCTTCGCGTCAGTATCGTAGGGTGGGCAAAGCGAAGCGTGCCCACCATTTCTCTCGAAATCATTGATAGGTGGTGGGCACGGCGCGAGTGCGCCTTTGCCCACCCTACGATTCCGAGTTCGCGGAGATCCCCTTCACGTCCCTCGCAGCCGCTCGCTTAGCGGCCGCTTTTGCCCTTGTTCGTGGGCAAGGGGCAATTGGTGCAGACGCTGTCGTCGCACATCCGGCAGATCGTGAAGCGATCCATCTCGGATGTGTCCTGCCTCGCCAGCAGCTCGTGGATCAGCGTCTCAAGCCGCTTCGTCTCTGCAGGCGACAGCACATCCAGAAGCGACGCGACGGCTGAAATCCTTGAGGTCATCAACTCGTTCCGCATCGCCGCCCCCGTCGCGGTGAGGTGCAAGGCGATCTCGCGGCCGTCCTTTCCGGCACGGCGCTCGACGAGCCGATCCGAGACCAGACGGTCCACCAGGCGGACGGTGCCGGAATGCGACAGGCCGAGGATGCGCCGCAGCTTGTCGTTGGTCATGCCCTGGCCGTAGCCGATGACGACGAGCGCCGCGGGCGTCTCGCCACCGCGGCCTATGACCTCGCGCGCGCCCTGCTCGATCCGATCCATGACCGCGAGCGAGAGCGCTCCCAGCAAATTCGCGATTCCCGTTTCCATGCCCGCAACAATATGTGCGCTGCGCACAAAAAACAACTTGACCAGACATGTGTGCTGCGCACATATTCGCGTGCAGGAAACGACGACATGGAGAATGACGATGAATCCGAGCAGCGCTGCGCGGACGACACCAACGGCCACCGCCGGTGAACCCGCCCTGAAATACGTAGAGGCCAATGGCGTGCGGTTCGCCTATCTCGAACAGGGGACCGGCCCCCTCGTAATGTTCCTGCACGGATTTCCCGACAACGCCTGGTCCTATCGCAAGCAGCTGCAGGTCTTCGCCGATGCCGGATATCGTGCAGTCTCGCCGTTCCTGCGCGGCTACGCGCCGACCGGGATTCCCGCGGACGATGTTTTCGACCCCATCGCGCTCGGCAGGGATCTCGAAGCGCTCATTGCGGCGCTGAGCGAGGACGGACAAGCCTGCGTCGCCGGCATGGATTGGGGTGGCACGTCGACCTTTCAGGCGCTGGACACGGCGCCATCGTCGATCAAGGCCGCCGTGGTGATGAACACGGCCCACCCGATCACGTTCTCGAGCATCAGGCGCGATCCCGAAATCGTTCGATCCATCTTCCACGTCTACTTCTTCCAGCTGATCGGCGCCGAGTCGGCGGTCAATATCGAGGGACTGCCCTTCGTCGACTATCTCTGGAAGCTGTGGTCACCGGCCTTCGACAACGAAGCGCATCTCCGTTCGGTCAAGGAGACGCTCAGCTCGCCGGGCACGATGGCGGCGGCGCTCAAATATTATGGCGGCCTCACCGAAGCGAGCCGCATGGGCCGGCTGCCGATCAATGACATGCACACGCCGACGCTGACGATCTATGGCAGCAACGATCCGACAGCGAAATATTCGGTGAAAGAGGAGCGGCTGTTCAAGGGACCGCACAAGCGCGTCGTTCTGCCTGATGTCGGGCACTTCCCGCACCTCGAGCGTGAGGCTGAAGTCACCGGCCTGATCATGGACTGGTTCAGGACGCACGCATCCGCCTGAAAGCAATCGCGGACGCCGGACGACGCCGCACGATCGATCTCGTTCTCTCAGCAGGAGTGCACGCAATGGACATCGGGACACAGCAGAAATACGCAGAGACGTTTCTTGGTCTTCACAGGACAGGCGATCCGCTCGTTCTGTTCAACGCGTGGGACGCCGCTACCGCCAAGGCGATTGCGAAGGCGTCGGCCGCCATCGCGACCAGCAGCGGAGCGGTCGCCTCCGCCCTTGGCTACGCCGACGGAGAAAATGTCCCGCTCGACGTGGTGGCCGGCCTGGTGTCGCGGATCACCGCGACCGTCCCGGTTCCGGTATCGATCGATCTGGAGGCGGGATATGGCGACACACCGGATGCCGCCGCGACGTCGACGACGAAAATTCTGCAAGCCGGCGCCGTCGGCATCAATATCGAAGACGGGCTCTCCGGCGGAAAGCGCCAACTCGTCAGCCCCGAACAGCACGCCGCGAAGATCAAGGCGGTGCGAAACGCCGCGCAAGGTTTCGGCGTTCGCCTGTTCATCAATGCCAGGACCGATCCGTTTCTGCTGAAATTCGGATCGCCGGAGGAATGCCTGAACGAAGCGGCTCGGCGCGCGAAGGTCTATGCCGAGGCCGGCGCCGACGGGATTTTCGTTCCCGGCCTCACCGACCTCGCGCTGATCGAGAAGCTGGTTCAGCTCACGCCGCTGCCGGTCAACATCATGGTGACGCAAGGTGTTCCCGAAATCCCCGATCTCGCCCGCGTCGGCGTTCGGCGGGTGAGTCTCGGGCCGTGGCCCATGATGGCAGCGATGCGTGTCATCGGACAGGCCGCCGCGGGGGTCGCAGCGAGCAAGCAATACGGCACGTTCCTGCAGCCGAACGCCTGAGCCGACCTCTCAGGCCGCGCTACGCCGACCGCTTCACCGCCTCGCGTCCCGCCGCCACATCGAACCGGCCGAGCATCGCCCTCGCCTGCTCGGCGCAGTGCTCGATCAGCCAGCGCTCCAACGCGACCGGCGCGAGCGCGGGGGCGTAGAGGAAGCCTTGCACGACGTCGCAGCCGAGCTCGGCCAGCGTCCTGCGCTGGCCTTCGGTCTCGACGCCTTCGGCGACGACGGTCATGCCGAGGCCCTGGCCGACACGGACCACGGCGGTGGCGATCGCGAGCGCGCCCACGTCCTTCTCGATGTCGCGCATGAAGCTGCGGTCGATCTTGAGCTCGCGGATCGGCAGATGGGCGAGACGGCTGAGGCTGGAATAGCCGGTGCCGAAATCATCGACCGAAAGCCCGACGCCGAGCTCGCGGATCGCGTTCATGGTCTCGAGCGCGGCGACGCTGTCCTGCATGAACGCGCCCTCGGTGATCTCGAGCATGAGGGCATCCGGCGGCAGATCGTGTTCGGCGAGGATATCCTTGAGCCGCGCGGCCAGCGTGACGTTGCGGAAGTTGATCGGCGACAGGTTCACCGAGACGCTGGGAATGTTGAGCCCGGCGCGGCGCCAGCTCGCCATCTGTCGGCAGGCCTCGCGCACCGACCACAGGCCGATCTGCTCGATCAGGCCGCACTCCTCGGCGAGCGGGATGAATTTTGCGGGCGAGACGTCGCCGAGCACGGCATCGTGCCAGCGCGCCAGCGCCTCGACGCCGTGGATGGCGCCGTCACAGCTGCGGATCTGCGGCTGATAGCTGAGGCTGAGCGCGCCCTCGGCGATGGCCTTGCGCAGCGCCGCGATCAGCGCCAGCCGCTGCTCGGCGAGGCCGTTCATCTCGACGCTGAAAATGCGATGGGTGGAGCGGCCGGCCTGCTTGGCCATGTACATGGCGGCGTCGGCCTGCTGCATCAGCGTGTCGATGTCGGTGGCGTGGTCGGGATAGAGGCTGATGCCGATGCTGGCCGACATCGGCATCAGTTTCGATCCGAGCCTCAAGGGTGCGGCCAACGCCTCCGTGATTCCTGACGCGACGCGCTCGGCGTCCTGCGCGTTACGCTTCGGCAGCAGGATGACGAATTCGTCGCCGCCGAGCCGTCCCAGCATGTCCTCGGGACCGATATGCTCGCGCAGGCGCTGCGCGAGCTGGATCAGCAGCTCGTCGCCGGCCGCGTGGCCGAGCGTGTCGTTGACGTCCTTGAAATGATCGACGTCGAGAAAGGCGAGCGCGACATGACTGCCGGTCGGGCAGGCATCGATCGCGGTGGTGATGAGATGGCGGAGCTGCGCGCGGTTCGGCAGGCCGGTGAGGATGTCGTGATAGGCAAGCCGCGCGATCTCGGCGCGCGCCTCCTTGCGCTCGATCGCGAAGGCGCCAAGATCGACGCAGGCGTCGACGATGCGGCGGTGCCAGTTGCTCGGCGCGCGCGGCTCGCGGAAATAGAAGGCGAAGGTGGCGATGACCCGGCCATCCTTGGCCTTGATCGGCGTCGACCAGCAGGCGCGCAGGCCGACTTCGAGCGGGCGGGTCTTGTAGGGCTGCCAGCGCGGATCGGTGTCGAGATCTTCCGCCAGCACCGGCTCGCCGTAGAAGGCGGCGGTGCCGCAGGAGCCGACATCGGGACCGATCGCGATGCCGTCCAGTGCGCGGGAATAATCCTCGGGCAGGCTCGGTCCGCCGAGCGGATGGACCAGGCCGGCGGCATCGACGTGAAGCAGCGAGCAGACGACGTCAGGCGCGATCTCCTCGACGCGGCGGCACAGCCGGTCGGCGATATCGGTGATCGGAACCTCATCGGCAAGCGCGCTCATGATGAGCTGCTGGAGCGAGCGCAGCTGCTTGGTCTCGGTGATGTCCTCGAGCAGCGCGAAGATGTGCCTGACCCGCCCCTTCTTGTCGCGGAAGGCGTCGATGCGGGCGCTGACCCAGATCTCCTCGCCGTGCTTGTTGTAGACCAGCGTCTCGATTTCGCCGCGCGGGCCGCCGGCCATCAGGCGCCTGACGAGCTTTGCGACGGCATTGCGATCGGTGTGACAGCCGGCGATGAGCTCGCCGGCGCGGCGGCCCTCGGCCTGGTCGCTGCTGTAGCCGAACAGTGTCGTGAAGGAGGAATTGACGTAGACGATGTTCTGCTCGACATCGGTGATGATCACCGCGCGATTGGTCTGGTCGGAGACGGCGTGGAGCAGCCCGATCCTGACACGGCGTTCGGCGTCGGCGGTGACATCGCGCGCGAACACGATGCGATGGGCGGTTCCGCCGACGGTCGCGGGCGACATCGAGACGAGCGCCTTGATCCGGCTGCCGTCGCGGCGCACGAGGCTGATCTCGCCACGGAAGTCCGGGGCGGCGTCGGCATGAAGGCATTTGAGCGCGAGAATGCCGGCATCGCGGCCGAGCACCTCACTTCGCGCGAGCTTCCAGATCCGCTCCGCGGCGCCGTTGAAATGCGTGATGCGATGCGCCGCGTCGACGATGACGATGCCATCGTCGGCGCATTCGAGCGCGGCGCGCAGCACATCCGGAATTTCGGTCACAACACAATCGGAAGCGGACATCGTCTGACCCGGCGGGGATCGGGAAAATGCGGCAATCAGCCCGAGGTTAACGCTTTGATGGTGTCCAAGACGTTTTTGCGACCCGCCGTCAGCCGCCCAACATGCGACATGCTTAACGTTCCGCGAAAGCTGCGAAGATATCTTGATGTTCGGGGAACCTATTCGGCGCCGGTTCCCGCTCGCACCCTGTGCAACTGACCGGCCACGGCCCGCACCTTGCGCGGCGCTGCCTGCCAGATCGCGAGCGCCGACAATCCGCTCACGAGGATGGCGATGCCGAAGGCGAGTGTGTAGTCGCCGGCGCGATCGTAAAGAAACCCGGTCACCCACGGTCCCGCCGCGCCGCCAGCCAGCGCCGCCAGCATGATCGTGCCAAAAATGCTGCCCTGGTGCCTGCCCTGGAAGATCTCGAACACCACTGCGCCCATGATCGAGGTGAGGCCGTAGCCGAGCGCGCCTTGCGTGAACACCATGATGTAGACGAGCCACAGCGAGGGCTGGAACTTCAGCGCCATCAGCGCCGCGAAGCAGATCGCGAAGCCGACACAGCTGATCGCCCAGACCCATTCCCGCCCGATCCGGTCGGAGACGTGGCCGAGCCATATCTGGCCGGGAATGCCGAGCAGGCTGACAATGCCGAGCGCCCACACCGCGACGGAAGGGCTGAAGCCGATATCGAGCAGGAATTTGGTCTGATGCACCTGCACCGCGTACCAGATGTAAAGGCCGCAGAAATAACCGAGCGCGATCCACCAGAAGCGCGCGGTCGCAACCGCGCGCTTGAGCGTCCACTCGGTCGCGACCCAGGCGGGATCGACGACGTTCGAGACCAGCTTGGCGGCGCCGGACGCCGGCGCAGCGTCGCCATCGGGCTGAAGGCCGATATCCTCGGGGCGCTTGTGCAGCAACAGGTTGATCGGCGCCAGCACGATCAGGAGCAGCAGGCCCATCGCCGTGCAGGCGGTGCGCCAACCGGTCTGCTCGATCATGTGCTGGACCCATGGCAGCAGCGTCACCGAGCCAAGGCCGACGCCGGCAAAAGCAATGCCGATGGCAAAGCCGCGCTTGCGGATGAACCAGTTCGGCAGGAACAGCGATTGGCCGGAATAGCCGAGACACACGCTGCCGGCGCCGACCATGACGCCGAGCGTCACATAGAGATGCCAGGGCACGCTGGTCAGCGGCGCCAGCAGCAGCCCGCCGCCCATGAGAACGACGCCGAGCTCCATCACCGCGCGGGGACCGGCGCGGTCCATCAGCCGGCCGATCAGCGGGCTCGCCACGGCAGAGGCCACGAAGCCGAACGAGAACGCGCCCGCGGTGACGCCGCGCTCCCAGCCGAACTCGGAGATGATCGGCGGAAAGAACAATGAGAATGCGGTGCGCGCGTTGACGCCGATCGCCATGGTGACGAAGGTCACGGCGACCACGACCCAGCCGTAGAAGAACCGAAGCCGCATGGTGTGTTTCATCCCTGGACGATCCTACCGACCATCCGGGGATACGCAGGTCAAGCGATTTTCGCGCATGCGCGCTCGGCGCAGGTCAATCGCTCTGAACATTCACATGCGGTCGTCATGCCCGGGCTTGTCCCGGGCATCCACGTTCTTTGTGCTGTGGCGAAGGCGTGGATGGCCGGGCCATAGGCGAGCGGAAGCGACGCCGTCCTTCGGACGGCTATGCCCGGCCATGACGCTGTGGAAGCGAGGCGCGCTCAGGCGGCGTCGCGCTGCGTCGTGCGAACGGGCACGTCGAATTCGATCTGGTCGACCGGCACCGGCCTGCCGAACAGGTAGCCTTGCGCAAAGTTGACACCGAGCGCGGTCAGCCGCTCGAATTCCTCGGCTGTCTCGACGCCTTCGGCGGTGACCGACATGTCGAGCCCGCGCGCCAGCGTCACGATCGAGGAGATGATGGCGGATGAGCGTGGCTGGTGCGTGAGGTTGCGGATGAAGGACTTGTCGATCTTGATCTTGTCGAACGGGAATGCGGTGAGATAGCTCAGCGACGAATAGCCGGTGCCGAAATCGTCGAGCGCGAGCTCGATGCCGATGCTCTTCAGCCGCTCCATGAAGGCGTGGTTCTCGACACCGCGCTCCAGCAGTACCGATTCCGTGATCTCGATTTCGAGCCGCTGCGGCGGCAGGCCGGAGTCGGCGAGCGCGGCGCAGATCATCTCGAACAGCTCGGCTTCCTTGAACTGGATCGGCGACAGGTTGACCGCGACCATCAGATTGGAGGGCCAGCCGGCCGCATCGGCGCAGGCGCGCCGCAGCACGAATTCGCCGAGCGGCACGATCAGCCCGGTCTCTTCGGCAAGCGCAATGAACTGGTCGGGCGGGATCAGGCCGCGGCTCGGATGCCGCCAGCGCACCAGCGCCTCAAAGCCGCGGCGCGCGCCGGTGAGCGCATCGACGAACGGCTGATAGTGCACTTCGAGCTGGCATTGCGCGATGGCATCGCGCAAATCGCCTTCCAGCGTGTTGCGCGCCTCGAGCTCGGCCGACATCGCCTCGTCGTAGACGGTGTAGCAGTTGCGGCCCGCCGATTTCGAACGGTACAGCGCAAGGTCGGCCTTCTTCAGGAGCTGCTCCTGGTCGCTGCCGTGATCCGGCGCGATCGCAATGCCGATGCTGGTGCCGATCTCGACGCGATGGCCGGGCAGCAGGAACGGCTCGGCCACGAGCTTGGCGATCCGCGCTGCGAGCTCGGTCGCGCAGGCGCGCTGGTCCTCGCTCCCTTCCTGGATGATGGCGAACTCGTCGCCGCCGAGCCGCGCCAGCACGTCGCCGGCGCGCAATGCGGATCTCAGCCGCTGCGCCACCTGGCGCAGCAGCACGTCGCCAGCGCCGTGACCGAGGGAATCGTTGACGTTCTTGAAGCGGTCGAGATCGAGCATCAGGATCGAGAAGGCCGCGCCGGCATCGTCGAGCTGGCCGTTGAGCTCGTCGAGCCGGGCGAGGAAGAAGGCGCGGTTGGGCAAGCCGGTCAGGATGTCGGTCTGGGCGAGCTCGAGCACGCGCTGGTTCGCCAGCGACAGCCGTCGCGAATTGCGGCTGGCGAGCATCAGATAGGTCGACAGCGACAGCGTGAGCAGCAAGCCGACGATGAGGACCGCGGCCGCGCGGTCATAGACCGTCTCCAGCGCGCCGCCGGCCGTCGGCATGGCGCGCACCTGCCAGTCGGTGTCCCCGATCTTGAGACCGCCCGACCAGTGCAGCATCCGCGCGACGTCGCGCATCGACTGCGGCGCGGTGGCGGCCGACGAGAAATCCGGCAGCATGTACTCGAGGCTGACGATCTGCCCCGTGAAGGGCGGATAGACGTTGACGCTCACCGCAGGACTTGCGCCGGTGGTCACGCGAATGGTGTGGAGCAGCAGAGGCAGGTCGAAGACGCCGACGACGAAGCCGGTGAGATTGCGGCGCCGGTCCGCGACCGTCTCGCGCGACGTGCCCTTGGCATAGACGGGAAGCGCCACGAGCACGTCGGGCAGCCGGCCGCCCTCCTTCGGCTCGAACAGGCGCGTGCGAATGGCGGCGACCCGGTCGTTGTCGCGCGCCCGCTCCAGCGCCGCACGGCGCTCCGGGATGGTCGCGTAGTCCATGCCATAGACCTGCGAGGTCTTCGGCTGGGTCGAGTAGAACACCGGGAAATATTCGTCACCCTGCGGCGCGGTCGCGAGGGCCTCGCCCTGAAGCGACTTGACGCGATAGCCGGACACCCCGTCCGTGATCGCGGCAGCCTCGTATTCGGCGCGCTCCTTGCGGTTGACGCGCGGCAACCATGCGATGCGCAGCATGCCAGGATGGCGCTCGAACAGGCGGGCGCTGAAGGTCTCGAATTCGCTGCGGGTGATGTCCTCGTTGGTGGATTCGAACAGCGTACGCAGCGCGACCAGCCGCGAGATATACTCGCTCATGCCGTTCTGCATGACGATGGCTTCGGTCTCGGCCGCGTTCTCGAACTCGATCCGGTTGACGCGGCCTTCCCAGCGCGCGACGGCGGCGGCGCCCACGATCGAGAACAGAAGCCCGACGGCGACGGCGACGAGCGCAGGGCGATAGAGCCCGAGCAGCGGCGCGGCACGCCACCATCCGGTCACACGCTTCCGATCCTGATCGTTCTGATCGCGACCGCCCATCTTGATCCCGCAAGTCCCCCTCGGCGCGCCGGTGCGAACTTCTGGTTGAGCCGCCGGCGCGACTATCGGACAAGGATCGCGGTTAAGAACTGGACAATATCGGAACCCGCGTGGTCCGCATCACGCGGCTTAGTTAACGATTGCCCCCGCAAGTTTCGGCAGTCTGGACATAACTTGCCGGTTTTCCCCGGAGTCATATGGACTCGCTGGTCATCGAGCGGTTAGCGACCTGTTCAGGGCCGCAGACTTATCTTTCCACCAAGCGCATTCAGCATCCGGCAAAGCATCCTCATGACACAATCGCGATCCGCGACATCTGTCGCCCTGGCCATCGCATGGCTGGCCGCGCTGATGCTTCCGGCGAGGTGCGAGGAGGCCGGCGTCAGCGAGGACGCGATCCTGTTCGGCCAGGCCGCCGCTCTCGAAGGCCCCTCCTCCGCGCTCGGACAGCGCATGCGGCAAGGCATCGTCGCGGCGTTCACCGAGATCAACGCCAAGGGCGGCGTTCATGGCCGCAAGCTCCAGCTCATCAGCCGCGACGACGGCTACGATCCCGACCGCTCGACGGCGCAGACGCTGCGCCTGATCGACGAGGACAAAGTGTTCGCACTGATCGGCGCGGTGGGAACGCCGACCGCGATGGCGACGATCCCGATCACCAGCACCAGGAACATTCCCTTCATCGGCCCGTTCAGCGGCGCCGAATTCTTGCGCGACCTCGAGCTCGCCAACGTCGTCAATATCCGCGCCAGCTATGGCGCGGAGGCCGAGGCCTGGATCAAGCACCTCACGGAGGATCGCCACTTCGCCCGCATCGGCATCTTCTACCAGGACGATTCCTTCGGCCGCGACGGTCTTGCCGGCGTGAAGCGCGCGCTCGCCAAGCGCGGGCTCGAGCTCGCCGCCGAAGGCACCTTCGAGCGCAACACCCGCGCGGTCGGCTCGGCCTGGCGCACCATCAAGCGCGCCGAGCCCGAGGCCATCGTCATGGTCGGCACCTACGGTCCCTGCGCGGAGTTCATCAAGCTCGCGCATCGCAGCGGCTCCTACCCGACCTTCGTCAACGTCTCCTTCGTCGGCGCCAATGCGCTCGCCAAGGAGCTCGGCCCCGAGGGCGAGGGCGTCATCGTCTCACAGGTCGTGCCGTTTCCCTGGGACCACTCGCTCAAGCTCGTCGCCGACTACCAGGCGGCACAGAAGGCGATCGACCCGACGCTGACGCCGGATTTCGTGTCGCTCGAAGGCTACCTCTCCGGCCGCCTCGCCGCCGCAGCGCTGGAAAATGCCGGACCGCAACCGACGCGCGCGGGCCTGCTACGCGCCATCAACGATGTCGGCCGCTTCGACATCAGCGGCAGCATCGTCACCGTCGGCGTGCGCGCACTCGACACGCCACCAAAAGTGTTCTTGACGGTGATCGAGAAGGACGGGACATTCAAGGCGGTGGATCGGCTGTAGGGGTTAATGAGATTGAGACTCCACTAGCGCACCGATGAAGGTGCGAACGGAGAGAGCGGCACTTGTTGGCGAGAGGGGCGTTAGGGCCGCCGCGTCCAGCGGTCGGCGTTGACGGCGCCCTGAGGCACCTCGCCTTTGACGATGGCCTCCACCTGCCGCACGGTTTCCAGCGACTGGTATTCGATCGCCTGCGGCGTCAGGCCGCCGACGTGAGGCGTCGCGATGACGTTTGGCAGCTTCGCGAGGTCCGGCGTCGGCATCTGGTCGGGCGCGCGGCCGACATCCATCGCCGCGCCGGCGATGCGGCCCTCGAGAAGCGCCTTCGCGAGCGCGGCCTCGTCGACGAGATTGCCGCGGGAGAGATTGACGAAGATGGCATGCTTCTGCATGCGCGCGAGCGCGGCCTCGCCGATCAGGTTCTCGGTCTGCTCGTTGGCGATCGCAAGGCAGACAACATAGTCTGACGCGGCGAGGAGCTCGTCGAGGCTGACGTGCCGGATCGCGCTGTCGCTGACATCAGCGAAGGGATCGGCGACCAGCACCTCCATGCGCAGCACCTTTGCGATCTCGGCGAGATAACGCCCGATGCTGCCATAGCCGATGATGCCGATGCGGCTGCCGGCGAGCTGGCGGCCCATCCGCGCTTCCGGCTTGCGGCCGGCCTGGTAGTCGGCGGTGGTCCGCGACACGCCGCGGGAGAGATCGACCATGAAGCCGAGCGCGAGCTCGGCGACGGCCTGCACGAAGCCGGGCCCGGCGCGGGTCACGAGCACGCCGGCGTTCGAGGCCGCTTCCACATTGACGTTGCGGATATCGACGGCGCAGCGGACGAAGGCGCGCAGGCGCGGGAGCTGCGCAAAGATCTCGCCGCGTCCCTCGGTCATGCGATCGGCGACGATGATGTCGGCATCTTTTGCTGCGCGCGCGAGCCCGGTTGCGTCCAGAGTCTCGTCGCTCTCGTGCAGGATCACCTCGGCGGCCGCGCGCAGGCCGTTCAAGCTGCGATCGCCGTAGTAATTGCGCCGCATCTCCGGCGTGTGCGCGAGCAGGACCTTCACGACAAGACTCCTTCAGTAGCCGAATGCCCGCGGCAGAGCGGTCGAGAGCCATGGCACGAAGGCGATGACGAGCAGGCAGAGGAACAAGAGGCCGAGATAGCCCATGATCGGCTTCACGGTCTGCTCGATCGGCACGTTGCCGATCAGGCAGGCGCCGTAGAGCCCGAGCCCGAGCGGCGGGGCGAACAGGCCGATGCCCATCGCGATGACGAGCACCACGCCGAAATGCAGGGGATCGACGCCGAGCTGCACCGCGACCGGCAGCAGCAGCGGCCCAAAGATGATCAGCGCGGCCGCGCCTTCCAGCACCGAGCCCATCACGATCAGCACGGCGATGGCGAGCAGGATGAACAGCCAGACGCCGGAGGTCTTGGAGAGGCCGAGCATGAAATCGCCGACCGCATGCGGCACCTGCTGCAAGGTCAGCGTGAACGCCAGCGACTGCGCAGCGGCAACGATGAACAGCACCAGACCCGCACGCGTTGCCGCCTGGACGAAACTGTGCGCGGCCGATCTGAAGCCGAGCTCGCGGAACACCACGCTGCCGACGACGAGCGCATAGGCGACCGCGAAGGCCGAGATTTCCGTGGCCGTGGCAAAGCCGCTCTTGAAGCCGAAGAAGATCATGAAGATCAGGCCGAACGAGGCGATCGCGCCGCTCCAAAGGCCCGACACCGGCGCCTGCGGCGCGATGTCCTCGGCGTCCGCCGGCGGCTTGCCGAAGATGATGGAGACCGCGATCAGCACCAGCGCCATCAGCGCGGCAGGCAAGAGCCCGGCCATGAACAGGCCGCCGATCGAGAGGTTCGCGACGAAGCCGAGGATGATCAGGTTGATGCAGGGCGGAATGGTTTCCGCCATCACTGCGGACGCCGCCAGCAGCGCGACCGCACCGCCCGGATTCTGCTTCGAGCGGCGCGCGGCGGGGATCAGCACCGAGCCGACCGCGGCGACGTCGGCCATCTTCGAGCCTGAGATGCCCGAGAACAGCACCATCGAGGCCACCATCACGACGTTGAGGCCGCCGCGCATGCGTCCCACCGCGCGCTGCAACAGCTCGATCAGGCGCACCGACATGCCGTTGGCTTCCATGAGGTAGCCGACGAGGATGAAGAAGGGAATCGCGAGCAGCACGAAATTGTCGATGCCGCGCGCCATCTGCTGGGCGAAGATGACGCCGGGCAGCGCGCCCTCGACCCAGATGAAGATCAGCGCGGCCAGCGCCAGCGCAAAGCCGATCGGCAGGCCGCCGAACAGCGTTGCGAAGAAGCCGATCAGCATCAGCGTGCCCGCCGAGGGCACCGACGACGGCGAGAGGTAATCCCAGGCGAGATAAAGGCCGGTGACGATGACGATCGCAGTGAGGCCCCTGACGATGTCGGGAAGCGGCCTTGCGCAGAGATGGTCGATCGCGAACACCGTCATGAACAGGGCGCCGACGCCCATCGGGTAGAAGGTCAATTCCAGCGGCAGGCCTGAACCGGTGGTCTGGCCGGCCGTGAGCGAGCCAAGCTTGATCGCGTTGTAGGCGACATAGCCGGAGATCAGCACGATCAGCAGCGCGCTCGCGGCATCGACCAGCGTGCGCAGCCGCACCGGC
The genomic region above belongs to Bradyrhizobium arachidis and contains:
- a CDS encoding hydroxyacid dehydrogenase, whose product is MKVLLAHTPEMRRNYYGDRSLNGLRAAAEVILHESDETLDATGLARAAKDADIIVADRMTEGRGEIFAQLPRLRAFVRCAVDIRNVNVEAASNAGVLVTRAGPGFVQAVAELALGFMVDLSRGVSRTTADYQAGRKPEARMGRQLAGSRIGIIGYGSIGRYLAEIAKVLRMEVLVADPFADVSDSAIRHVSLDELLAASDYVVCLAIANEQTENLIGEAALARMQKHAIFVNLSRGNLVDEAALAKALLEGRIAGAAMDVGRAPDQMPTPDLAKLPNVIATPHVGGLTPQAIEYQSLETVRQVEAIVKGEVPQGAVNADRWTRRP
- a CDS encoding MFS transporter, which produces MRLRFFYGWVVVAVTFVTMAIGVNARTAFSLFFPPIISEFGWERGVTAGAFSFGFVASAVASPLIGRLMDRAGPRAVMELGVVLMGGGLLLAPLTSVPWHLYVTLGVMVGAGSVCLGYSGQSLFLPNWFIRKRGFAIGIAFAGVGLGSVTLLPWVQHMIEQTGWRTACTAMGLLLLIVLAPINLLLHKRPEDIGLQPDGDAAPASGAAKLVSNVVDPAWVATEWTLKRAVATARFWWIALGYFCGLYIWYAVQVHQTKFLLDIGFSPSVAVWALGIVSLLGIPGQIWLGHVSDRIGREWVWAISCVGFAICFAALMALKFQPSLWLVYIMVFTQGALGYGLTSIMGAVVFEIFQGRHQGSIFGTIMLAALAGGAAGPWVTGFLYDRAGDYTLAFGIAILVSGLSALAIWQAAPRKVRAVAGQLHRVRAGTGAE
- a CDS encoding bifunctional diguanylate cyclase/phosphodiesterase; translation: MGGRDQNDQDRKRVTGWWRAAPLLGLYRPALVAVAVGLLFSIVGAAAVARWEGRVNRIEFENAAETEAIVMQNGMSEYISRLVALRTLFESTNEDITRSEFETFSARLFERHPGMLRIAWLPRVNRKERAEYEAAAITDGVSGYRVKSLQGEALATAPQGDEYFPVFYSTQPKTSQVYGMDYATIPERRAALERARDNDRVAAIRTRLFEPKEGGRLPDVLVALPVYAKGTSRETVADRRRNLTGFVVGVFDLPLLLHTIRVTTGASPAVSVNVYPPFTGQIVSLEYMLPDFSSAATAPQSMRDVARMLHWSGGLKIGDTDWQVRAMPTAGGALETVYDRAAAVLIVGLLLTLSLSTYLMLASRNSRRLSLANQRVLELAQTDILTGLPNRAFFLARLDELNGQLDDAGAAFSILMLDLDRFKNVNDSLGHGAGDVLLRQVAQRLRSALRAGDVLARLGGDEFAIIQEGSEDQRACATELAARIAKLVAEPFLLPGHRVEIGTSIGIAIAPDHGSDQEQLLKKADLALYRSKSAGRNCYTVYDEAMSAELEARNTLEGDLRDAIAQCQLEVHYQPFVDALTGARRGFEALVRWRHPSRGLIPPDQFIALAEETGLIVPLGEFVLRRACADAAGWPSNLMVAVNLSPIQFKEAELFEMICAALADSGLPPQRLEIEITESVLLERGVENHAFMERLKSIGIELALDDFGTGYSSLSYLTAFPFDKIKIDKSFIRNLTHQPRSSAIISSIVTLARGLDMSVTAEGVETAEEFERLTALGVNFAQGYLFGRPVPVDQIEFDVPVRTTQRDAA
- a CDS encoding ABC transporter substrate-binding protein, which encodes MTQSRSATSVALAIAWLAALMLPARCEEAGVSEDAILFGQAAALEGPSSALGQRMRQGIVAAFTEINAKGGVHGRKLQLISRDDGYDPDRSTAQTLRLIDEDKVFALIGAVGTPTAMATIPITSTRNIPFIGPFSGAEFLRDLELANVVNIRASYGAEAEAWIKHLTEDRHFARIGIFYQDDSFGRDGLAGVKRALAKRGLELAAEGTFERNTRAVGSAWRTIKRAEPEAIVMVGTYGPCAEFIKLAHRSGSYPTFVNVSFVGANALAKELGPEGEGVIVSQVVPFPWDHSLKLVADYQAAQKAIDPTLTPDFVSLEGYLSGRLAAAALENAGPQPTRAGLLRAINDVGRFDISGSIVTVGVRALDTPPKVFLTVIEKDGTFKAVDRL